A stretch of the Flavobacterium sp. 5 genome encodes the following:
- the guaA gene encoding glutamine-hydrolyzing GMP synthase, producing MQHNVLILDFGSQYTQLIARRVRELNIFCEIFPYNHFPSDLSSYKAVILGGSPFSVRGEDAPHPDLSQIRGKLPMLAVCYGAQYLSHFSGGEVAASNTREYGRANLSYIKEDEIFFEGVSENSQVWMSHSDSIKALPTNGVKLASTHDVEYAAYKIEGETTYAIQYHPEVFHSTDGSKMLENFLVKIAEVPQNFTPGAFVEEIVAEMKEKIGNDKVVLGLSGGVDSTVAAVLLHKAIGKNLYCIFVNNGLLRKNEFQSVLDQYEGMGLNVKGVDASQRFYDALAGVSDPELKRKAIGNAFIEVFDDESHKIEDVTWLAQGTIYPDVIESVSVKGPSATIKSHHNVGGLPDYMKLKIVEPLRMLFKDEVRRVGATLGIDPELLGRHPFPGPGLSIRILGDITLEKVQILQDVDKVFIDGLKSWGLYDKVWQAGAILLPVNSVGVMGDERTYEKVVALRAVESTDGMTADWVHLPYDFLASVSNDIINKVKGVNRVVYDISSKPPATIEWE from the coding sequence ATGCAACACAACGTACTTATTTTAGATTTCGGATCGCAATATACACAGCTTATTGCGCGTAGAGTTCGCGAATTAAATATATTCTGCGAAATTTTTCCTTACAATCATTTTCCGAGTGATTTATCAAGTTATAAAGCCGTAATTCTTGGAGGAAGCCCTTTTTCTGTTAGAGGAGAAGATGCACCACATCCAGATTTATCTCAAATCAGAGGGAAATTACCAATGCTTGCCGTTTGTTATGGAGCGCAATATTTATCCCATTTTAGTGGTGGTGAAGTAGCTGCTTCTAATACAAGAGAATACGGAAGAGCGAATTTATCTTATATTAAAGAGGACGAAATTTTCTTTGAAGGCGTTTCTGAAAACAGCCAAGTTTGGATGAGCCACAGTGATAGTATCAAAGCATTACCAACTAATGGAGTAAAATTAGCAAGTACACATGATGTGGAATATGCTGCTTACAAAATAGAAGGAGAAACTACTTATGCAATTCAATACCATCCTGAAGTTTTTCACTCTACAGATGGATCAAAAATGTTAGAGAATTTCTTAGTAAAAATTGCTGAAGTTCCCCAAAATTTCACACCAGGTGCTTTCGTTGAAGAAATTGTAGCTGAAATGAAAGAAAAAATCGGAAACGACAAAGTTGTTTTAGGTCTTTCAGGAGGTGTAGATTCAACAGTAGCTGCAGTTTTATTACATAAAGCTATTGGTAAGAATCTGTATTGTATTTTTGTTAATAACGGATTACTTCGTAAAAATGAATTTCAAAGTGTTTTAGATCAATACGAAGGAATGGGATTGAACGTAAAAGGGGTTGATGCTTCTCAGCGTTTTTACGATGCCTTAGCAGGAGTTAGTGATCCAGAATTAAAAAGAAAAGCCATCGGAAATGCTTTTATAGAAGTTTTCGATGATGAGTCACATAAAATTGAAGATGTTACTTGGTTAGCTCAAGGAACTATATATCCTGACGTTATCGAATCAGTTTCGGTAAAAGGACCATCTGCAACTATCAAATCACACCATAATGTGGGTGGTTTACCTGATTATATGAAATTAAAGATTGTTGAACCTTTACGTATGCTTTTCAAAGATGAAGTACGTAGAGTAGGAGCAACTTTAGGAATTGATCCAGAATTGTTGGGAAGACATCCTTTTCCAGGACCTGGATTGTCTATTCGTATTTTAGGAGATATCACACTGGAAAAAGTACAAATTTTACAAGATGTAGATAAAGTATTTATCGACGGATTAAAATCTTGGGGATTGTATGATAAAGTTTGGCAAGCAGGAGCTATTTTACTTCCTGTAAACAGTGTTGGAGTAATGGGTGATGAGCGTACTTACGAAAAAGTGGTAGCACTTCGAGCAGTAGAATCTACTGATGGAATGACTGCTGACTGGGTACATTTACCATATGATTTTTTGGCATCAGTTTCTAATGATATTATCAATAAAGTAAAAGGTGTGAATCGTGTCGTTTACGATATTAGTTCAAAACCACCTGCAACAATTGAGTGGGAATAG
- a CDS encoding tetratricopeptide repeat-containing sensor histidine kinase has protein sequence MKNNTGIIIGNTHKNFFFKSFKKKEFHKLSYSMRNICKINRWLFTMILLAFASVNGQDKNPQSVTVLKLKLQKATVDTIKINTLNELASTYKYSEAKEGLQYGNKALALAEKKQWNKGMAEANENLGICNQTLSNYTEALFYLEKALYLNKQTQNQAKISGTLKNIAFVYLSQKKYQQAITYLEKALKINYSINNKIVIVYNLNDIADTYYNLNDYKKALSYYEESLKINETIKDPNGYAYCLSRIGEVFSKQKNYKKAIENFSLALEKFDKKQTDNINNTLNQLSNVYLLMSKSDPKNKQKYITLSDKTLKKISTKQEHYSQSVDALKASLNGVMADTTKINILNRIISSYFYTNPKEGIPYGEAALKLATKIKWNKGMAVANDNLGVCQWVLTDYDKAINYFYKSLYVYQELKNQNGISGAFNNLGLIYVEIKKYDLAVTYFNKAYKINKKTNNKILMVYNLNNIALNYYVQKNYTKALEYYNKSKDLNLSMHDMNGLGYSYSKMGKIYSDQKDYTKSIDYSTKALDSYDKNQSYNIGNAYIEIGTTYYKMALENPNNKQQLLAESSEYLNNAIQLFSKTEIPDRLNICYLELYRTTKAQGNFALALNYFEKHNTLQDSLFSNENKNKLANLQSKREIDLRDKQIEIQKLKINSDSKKVYFLITLTLSIAIFLILFLYLYISKRATNKLLLDKNEEISNINKQKDRFFSIIAHDLRGPFSGFLGLTELLAESIDDMEKEEIQFAASNMRSSSYSLSRLLDNLLEWSRMEQGLIPFSPEKYNLLKIIKECVITQQDAINKKKIQIETIIDESLEVFADHHIIQSVIRNILSNAVKFTPKGGNIKIKAKNDSRNIIISVKDSGIGMDAKMLNNIFLLDVKNNRKGTDEEPSSGLGLILCKEFIEKHKGKIWIESEVDKGSTFYFCFPHAIA, from the coding sequence ATGAAAAATAATACTGGCATAATTATTGGAAATACTCATAAAAATTTCTTTTTTAAATCTTTCAAAAAAAAAGAATTTCATAAATTAAGTTATTCGATGAGAAATATTTGTAAAATAAACAGATGGCTATTTACTATGATACTATTAGCATTTGCTTCCGTTAATGGTCAAGATAAAAATCCTCAATCTGTAACTGTTCTAAAATTAAAACTCCAAAAAGCAACCGTTGATACTATCAAAATTAACACACTCAATGAGCTTGCTTCTACTTATAAATATTCTGAAGCAAAAGAAGGATTACAGTACGGAAATAAAGCTTTGGCTCTAGCTGAAAAAAAACAATGGAATAAAGGAATGGCTGAAGCAAATGAAAATTTAGGAATTTGCAACCAAACATTATCTAATTACACTGAAGCTCTTTTTTATTTAGAAAAAGCTCTTTATTTAAATAAGCAAACACAAAACCAAGCAAAAATTTCCGGTACATTAAAAAATATCGCCTTTGTCTATTTGTCACAAAAAAAATATCAGCAAGCCATTACATATTTAGAAAAAGCATTAAAAATAAATTACTCAATTAATAACAAAATAGTAATTGTTTATAATTTAAATGATATTGCAGATACTTATTATAACCTAAACGATTATAAAAAAGCACTTTCATATTATGAAGAATCGCTGAAAATAAATGAAACCATAAAAGACCCAAACGGCTATGCCTATTGTCTAAGTCGTATTGGCGAGGTTTTTTCAAAACAAAAAAATTACAAAAAGGCTATTGAAAATTTTTCACTGGCTTTAGAAAAATTTGACAAAAAACAAACTGACAATATCAACAATACACTTAATCAATTAAGCAATGTGTATCTTTTAATGTCTAAATCAGATCCAAAAAACAAACAGAAATACATCACTCTATCTGACAAAACATTAAAAAAAATATCTACAAAACAAGAACATTATTCCCAATCTGTAGATGCCTTAAAAGCATCATTAAATGGAGTAATGGCTGATACTACCAAAATCAATATTCTAAACAGAATTATAAGCAGCTATTTTTACACTAATCCAAAAGAAGGAATACCTTATGGAGAGGCAGCACTCAAACTAGCCACAAAAATTAAGTGGAATAAAGGAATGGCCGTAGCAAATGACAATCTTGGAGTCTGCCAATGGGTTTTGACTGATTACGACAAGGCAATAAATTATTTTTATAAATCACTATATGTATATCAAGAATTAAAAAATCAAAATGGTATTTCTGGTGCTTTTAACAATTTAGGATTAATATATGTTGAAATAAAAAAATATGATTTAGCAGTTACTTATTTTAATAAAGCATATAAAATAAACAAAAAAACCAATAATAAAATATTAATGGTTTATAACCTTAACAATATTGCATTAAACTATTATGTGCAAAAAAATTATACTAAAGCACTTGAATATTATAATAAATCCAAAGACTTAAATCTCTCAATGCATGACATGAATGGCTTAGGCTATTCCTACTCAAAAATGGGTAAAATATATTCTGATCAAAAAGATTATACAAAAAGCATTGACTATTCAACAAAGGCATTAGACAGTTACGATAAAAATCAAAGCTATAACATTGGGAATGCCTACATCGAAATAGGTACCACTTACTATAAAATGGCTTTAGAAAATCCAAACAACAAACAACAATTATTAGCAGAATCTTCCGAATATCTAAATAATGCTATCCAATTATTTTCTAAAACAGAGATACCAGACAGATTAAACATATGTTATTTAGAACTTTACAGAACTACTAAAGCTCAAGGAAATTTTGCTTTAGCATTAAATTACTTTGAAAAACATAACACTTTACAAGATTCTTTATTTTCAAATGAGAATAAAAATAAGTTAGCCAATCTTCAATCCAAAAGAGAGATTGATTTACGAGATAAACAAATTGAAATTCAAAAACTCAAAATAAACAGCGATTCAAAAAAAGTATACTTTCTAATTACTCTAACCTTATCAATAGCAATCTTTTTGATTTTATTCTTATACCTCTACATATCCAAAAGAGCAACAAACAAATTATTGCTAGACAAAAACGAAGAAATTTCAAATATTAATAAACAAAAAGATAGATTTTTTTCCATTATTGCACATGATTTAAGAGGTCCATTTAGTGGTTTTCTAGGTTTAACAGAATTATTAGCAGAAAGCATTGATGATATGGAAAAGGAAGAAATTCAATTTGCCGCTAGCAACATGAGAAGTTCATCATATAGTTTGAGTCGTCTTTTGGACAATTTACTGGAATGGTCCAGAATGGAACAAGGATTAATTCCCTTTTCACCAGAAAAGTATAATTTACTCAAAATTATAAAAGAATGCGTAATAACTCAACAAGATGCTATTAATAAAAAGAAGATACAAATTGAAACCATAATAGACGAATCTCTAGAAGTTTTTGCTGATCATCATATAATACAATCGGTCATTAGAAATATTTTATCTAATGCTGTAAAGTTTACACCAAAAGGAGGTAATATAAAAATTAAAGCTAAAAATGATTCAAGAAATATCATCATTTCAGTAAAAGATTCTGGAATAGGAATGGATGCCAAAATGCTTAACAATATCTTCCTACTAGATGTTAAAAATAACAGAAAAGGAACTGATGAAGAGCCAAGTTCGGGATTAGGATTAATTCTTTGTAAAGAATTTATAGAAAAACATAAAGGCAAAATTTGGATAGAGAGTGAAGTCGATAAAGGTTCAACTTTTTATTTTTGTTTTCCACATGCTATTGCTTAA
- a CDS encoding peptidylprolyl isomerase — MKKNVLFILLLLTTLISCKKEYDNLPDGLYAEIETNKGIILLELDYKKAPVTVANFITLAEGENEFVMNDTLKGKPFFNGLKFHRVIKDFMIQTGDPLGTGSGDTGYKFKDEFSDFKFDKGGILAMANNGPGTNSSQFFITHIETPWLDGKHTIFGHVVDYNLEVVNKIEQDDFIKTITIIRNGEEAKKFNAEKTFHDYFKIESESQKQKVAAEAAAKKEYEAKYKSVCDQKVASFTELKSKATKTTTGLKYVITKKGNGKKPTIGSTVYIHYAGFLENGTLFDSSIEDVSRTFGKFDPARAAAHQYTPIPFQTGKKDGLIPGFIEGIEKMAIGDKAILFIPSNLAYGEAGAGDVIPPNTNIIFEIELMDKMPN; from the coding sequence ATGAAAAAAAATGTTTTATTTATATTACTACTCCTTACAACTTTAATTTCTTGTAAAAAAGAATACGACAATTTACCCGATGGTTTATATGCCGAAATTGAAACAAATAAAGGTATTATCTTATTAGAATTAGATTATAAAAAAGCACCTGTAACTGTTGCCAATTTTATTACATTGGCAGAAGGTGAAAATGAATTTGTTATGAATGATACTCTAAAAGGAAAGCCATTTTTCAATGGATTAAAATTCCATAGAGTAATCAAAGATTTTATGATTCAAACTGGAGATCCTTTAGGAACAGGTTCCGGAGATACTGGATACAAATTTAAAGACGAATTTTCCGATTTTAAATTTGATAAAGGGGGAATTTTAGCAATGGCGAACAACGGCCCAGGAACAAACAGTAGCCAATTTTTTATTACACATATAGAAACTCCCTGGCTTGATGGAAAACATACTATTTTCGGACATGTAGTCGATTATAACCTTGAAGTAGTAAATAAAATAGAACAAGATGATTTTATAAAAACTATAACCATTATTAGAAATGGTGAAGAGGCAAAAAAATTCAATGCTGAAAAAACTTTTCATGATTATTTTAAAATAGAATCTGAAAGTCAGAAACAAAAAGTAGCTGCTGAAGCTGCCGCAAAAAAAGAATATGAAGCCAAATACAAATCAGTTTGTGATCAAAAAGTAGCCTCTTTTACTGAATTAAAAAGCAAAGCTACTAAAACCACAACTGGGCTTAAATATGTAATTACTAAAAAAGGTAATGGCAAAAAACCTACTATAGGATCTACTGTTTACATACATTATGCTGGATTCTTAGAAAATGGTACTTTGTTTGATTCTAGTATTGAAGATGTTTCTAGAACTTTTGGTAAATTTGATCCTGCAAGAGCAGCAGCTCATCAATATACTCCAATTCCTTTTCAGACTGGAAAAAAAGATGGTTTAATACCCGGTTTTATAGAAGGAATCGAAAAAATGGCTATTGGCGACAAAGCAATTCTGTTTATACCATCGAATCTTGCTTATGGTGAAGCTGGAGCTGGAGATGTAATCCCACCAAATACCAATATAATTTTCGAAATAGAATTAATGGATAAAATGCCTAATTAA
- a CDS encoding RidA family protein gives MKRENILTGSPWEDKMGYCRAVRIGNIIEVSGTVAIVDGEKVKADDAYAQTLNILERVEKVLEDLKVGMKDVIRTRIFTTDVSTFEAVATAHATFFKDIKPTTGFYGINQLVAPEYLVEIEFTAIASE, from the coding sequence ATGAAAAGAGAAAACATCTTGACTGGATCACCTTGGGAAGACAAAATGGGATATTGTCGTGCGGTTCGTATCGGAAACATCATAGAAGTATCTGGAACTGTAGCCATAGTTGATGGTGAAAAAGTAAAAGCTGATGATGCTTATGCACAAACATTAAACATCCTCGAAAGAGTAGAAAAAGTCTTAGAAGATCTTAAAGTAGGAATGAAAGATGTTATTCGTACTCGAATTTTCACAACAGATGTTTCTACCTTTGAAGCTGTTGCTACTGCGCATGCTACTTTCTTTAAAGACATCAAACCAACAACAGGATTTTACGGCATCAACCAATTGGTAGCACCAGAATACTTAGTTGAAATTGAATTTACTGCTATTGCATCAGAGTAA
- a CDS encoding peptidylprolyl isomerase: MKSKILLLLFLGVFNLHAQNTKKAVTTKKPATTAAKPAVSVEGIFATIATNKGNITVQLFFQKTPVTVANFISLAEGNNPFVTVERLKGKPFFDGLKFHRVIKDFMIQGGDPDGNGSGGPGYAFKDEFNDSKFDKAGILAMANSGPTTNGSQFFITHKDTPWLTGKHTIFGQVTQGMGVVNSIAQDDVITKITITRKGDLAKKFDAVKVFSNYFNNKSEDQKKQAAIDAENKKKQVAVDAETKRIYLEKYGPVINAKTAYFAAEKSKSTTTPSGLAYTVVTKGTGVKPVNGSTFYFHYAGYFEDGTLFDSSYEEVSKAYGKFDANRAAQNGYKPFPFEAGRKDGLIPGFLEGVAVMSYGEKVILFIPSNLAYGERGAGGVIPPNASLIFELEMFEKQQ, from the coding sequence ATGAAATCTAAAATCCTATTATTACTCTTTTTAGGAGTATTCAATTTACACGCACAAAACACGAAAAAAGCAGTTACCACAAAAAAACCTGCAACCACAGCTGCAAAACCTGCAGTTTCCGTTGAAGGAATTTTCGCGACTATTGCCACTAATAAAGGAAATATTACTGTTCAGTTATTTTTTCAAAAAACTCCAGTTACTGTAGCAAACTTTATAAGTCTAGCAGAAGGAAATAATCCGTTCGTAACAGTTGAAAGACTAAAAGGAAAACCATTTTTTGATGGTCTAAAATTTCATAGAGTTATCAAAGATTTCATGATTCAAGGTGGTGACCCAGATGGTAATGGTTCTGGTGGGCCTGGTTATGCTTTTAAAGATGAATTTAATGATTCAAAATTTGACAAAGCAGGAATATTAGCAATGGCAAATTCTGGACCTACAACTAATGGAAGCCAATTTTTTATTACACATAAAGACACCCCTTGGCTAACAGGGAAACATACCATTTTTGGTCAGGTAACACAAGGAATGGGAGTAGTAAATTCAATTGCACAAGACGATGTTATTACAAAAATTACAATAACTCGAAAAGGAGATTTGGCTAAGAAGTTTGATGCTGTTAAAGTATTTTCAAATTATTTCAACAACAAATCAGAAGATCAAAAAAAGCAAGCTGCAATAGATGCTGAAAACAAGAAAAAACAAGTTGCAGTTGACGCTGAAACTAAAAGGATATATTTAGAAAAATACGGGCCTGTTATTAACGCAAAAACAGCTTATTTTGCTGCCGAAAAATCAAAATCCACTACTACTCCATCAGGATTAGCATATACAGTAGTTACAAAAGGAACAGGAGTTAAACCCGTAAATGGATCTACTTTTTATTTTCACTATGCAGGTTATTTTGAAGATGGAACACTATTTGACAGTAGTTATGAAGAGGTAAGCAAAGCCTATGGAAAATTTGATGCTAATAGAGCTGCGCAAAATGGTTACAAGCCATTTCCCTTTGAAGCTGGTAGAAAAGATGGTTTAATCCCAGGTTTTTTAGAAGGAGTAGCTGTTATGTCTTATGGCGAAAAAGTAATACTATTTATCCCCTCAAATCTAGCTTATGGAGAAAGAGGTGCTGGCGGTGTAATTCCACCAAATGCAAGTTTAATTTTCGAATTGGAAATGTTTGAAAAACAACAATAG
- a CDS encoding bifunctional oligoribonuclease/PAP phosphatase NrnA yields the protein MNIQDIQAIQLLLSTPKKIAIIPHRGPDGDAMGSTLALYHFLLKNNHFPTVISPNDFPDFLAWMPGSETVKIYEKDKENCTKILEEAQVVFTLDFNALHRVGEMEHALEKLTAPFIMIDHHQKPDDYATYTYSNVAFGSTCEMVYNFISFLDKKQDLDKTIATCIYTGILTDSGSFRFPKTTGTTHRIVAELIDLGVENTLIPALLFDNSSYNRLQLLGRALQNMKVMMDHKTSYTTLTQEELNSFDYIKGDTEGIVNYGLSIKGIVFTAIFIENKEEGIIKISFRSQGTFDVNQFARDHFQGGGHSNAAGGKSETSMEETRSKFENLVQNLKI from the coding sequence ATGAATATACAAGACATACAGGCGATACAGTTGTTATTATCAACTCCAAAAAAAATTGCAATAATACCACATAGAGGTCCAGACGGAGACGCCATGGGTTCTACATTAGCATTATATCATTTTTTACTAAAAAACAATCACTTCCCAACAGTGATTTCTCCAAACGATTTTCCTGATTTTCTAGCTTGGATGCCAGGCTCAGAAACCGTAAAAATATACGAAAAAGACAAAGAAAATTGTACCAAAATCCTTGAAGAGGCTCAAGTAGTTTTTACTTTAGATTTCAATGCACTACATAGAGTGGGTGAAATGGAACATGCATTAGAGAAACTTACTGCTCCATTTATCATGATTGATCATCATCAAAAACCTGATGATTATGCAACCTATACCTATTCAAATGTTGCCTTTGGATCAACTTGCGAAATGGTTTATAATTTCATCTCTTTCTTAGACAAAAAACAAGACTTAGACAAAACAATAGCTACTTGTATTTACACAGGAATATTAACAGACTCTGGTTCATTTCGTTTTCCAAAAACAACTGGAACAACACATCGAATCGTAGCAGAATTAATTGACCTTGGAGTCGAAAACACATTAATTCCAGCCTTGTTATTTGACAATAGTTCTTATAATCGTTTGCAATTATTAGGACGTGCCTTGCAGAATATGAAAGTTATGATGGATCATAAAACATCATATACAACGTTAACACAAGAAGAATTAAATAGTTTTGATTATATAAAAGGTGATACTGAGGGCATTGTTAATTATGGTCTAAGTATAAAAGGTATTGTATTCACAGCCATTTTTATCGAAAACAAAGAAGAAGGAATTATTAAAATTTCTTTCCGTTCTCAAGGTACTTTTGATGTAAATCAATTTGCAAGAGATCATTTTCAAGGAGGAGGACACAGTAATGCCGCTGGAGGAAAATCCGAAACTTCAATGGAAGAAACCAGAAGTAAATTTGAAAATTTAGTCCAAAATCTAAAAATATAG
- a CDS encoding voltage-gated chloride channel family protein, giving the protein MDYQKIKQLMLITLKWFFICCLIGIFSGSASALFLVSLEFVTQIRIHNTWIIWLLPFGGLLIGYIYFISDSRIAKGNNLLLEEYNKPEKKIPFMMAPLVLLGTLITHLFGGSAGREGTAVQMGGAIADVCTSIFKLNQSERRTLIILGISAGFASVFGTPLAGAIFALEVVYFSKINIKSIFLSFVVAYIAYFTVEYWQIKHTHYSIPTIPKMNFTILFWIIIASVLFGLAALLFSRSTHFWGKLFSNNIKYPPLRPFIGGIVLAIAIYFIGTTKFIGLGVPEIVNAFSIQNTPYDFLLKILFTGFTLGAGFKGGEVTPLFFVGATLGSALSAIVPLPIALLAGMGFVAVFSGATHTPIACTVMGMELFGIDCGLYIGIACLTAYFFSGSIGIYKSQIVQGPKSILYQTIRKKGLKYL; this is encoded by the coding sequence ATGGATTATCAAAAAATAAAACAATTAATGCTTATCACACTCAAATGGTTTTTCATTTGTTGTCTGATAGGCATTTTTTCTGGATCAGCTTCAGCCTTATTTTTAGTTTCTTTAGAATTTGTTACCCAAATTAGAATCCACAATACTTGGATTATTTGGCTATTGCCTTTTGGAGGATTACTTATTGGTTATATTTACTTTATATCGGATTCCCGAATTGCAAAAGGAAATAATCTCCTTTTAGAAGAATACAACAAACCCGAAAAAAAGATTCCATTCATGATGGCGCCGTTAGTTCTTTTGGGAACACTAATAACGCATCTATTTGGTGGATCTGCGGGAAGAGAAGGTACTGCTGTGCAAATGGGCGGAGCTATTGCCGACGTATGCACCTCGATTTTCAAATTAAATCAGTCTGAAAGAAGAACCCTGATAATTTTAGGAATTAGTGCTGGTTTTGCATCCGTTTTTGGGACACCACTAGCAGGAGCAATTTTCGCATTGGAAGTTGTTTATTTCAGTAAAATAAATATTAAAAGTATCTTTTTATCATTTGTAGTAGCCTACATCGCATATTTTACAGTCGAATATTGGCAAATAAAACATACTCATTATAGTATACCGACAATACCCAAGATGAATTTTACTATTCTGTTTTGGATTATTATTGCCAGTGTTTTATTTGGACTTGCAGCATTGCTTTTTTCAAGAAGTACACATTTTTGGGGGAAATTATTTTCTAACAACATAAAATACCCACCATTAAGACCTTTTATTGGTGGTATTGTATTAGCTATTGCAATTTATTTTATCGGAACTACAAAATTTATTGGCTTAGGTGTTCCAGAGATTGTAAATGCTTTTTCTATTCAAAACACTCCTTATGATTTTCTTTTAAAAATACTTTTTACCGGTTTTACACTTGGTGCTGGTTTCAAAGGTGGTGAAGTTACTCCACTCTTTTTTGTCGGAGCAACATTAGGAAGTGCATTATCAGCAATCGTTCCTTTGCCAATTGCCTTATTAGCTGGAATGGGATTTGTAGCTGTTTTTTCGGGAGCAACCCATACTCCTATTGCTTGTACCGTAATGGGAATGGAGCTTTTTGGAATTGATTGCGGGCTTTATATTGGAATTGCCTGTCTAACTGCTTACTTTTTCTCAGGATCTATAGGCATTTATAAATCTCAAATTGTACAAGGTCCAAAGTCTATTTTGTATCAAACTATTAGAAAAAAAGGATTGAAATACCTTTAA
- the gldI gene encoding gliding motility-associated peptidyl-prolyl isomerase GldI gives MNYFKVLLIVFFSTFLVSSCKQHQEARKPISHSSGSFMKQSIARNKKMIAKEEDQIEAVIKSDPKKQYIASKKGYWYYYETRNLTDSLNPKKGDIAFFDYEIKDLSGNIIYSQEELEPQTYKVDKQEIMMGLRDGIKLMRKKEKVHFLFTSHMGYGYHGDNNKIGTNQPLFCTVTLNDFMPESEYNKQMQPATIAKATVTPAIKSKAIIKDTLTN, from the coding sequence ATGAATTATTTTAAAGTACTACTAATTGTATTTTTCAGTACCTTTTTGGTATCAAGTTGTAAACAACACCAAGAAGCAAGAAAACCTATTTCGCATTCGTCTGGTAGTTTCATGAAACAATCTATTGCTCGTAATAAAAAAATGATAGCAAAAGAAGAAGACCAAATTGAAGCTGTTATTAAGAGCGATCCAAAGAAACAATACATTGCATCCAAAAAAGGATATTGGTATTATTATGAGACTAGAAATCTAACCGATAGCCTTAATCCGAAAAAAGGTGACATTGCCTTTTTTGATTATGAAATAAAAGACCTAAGCGGAAATATTATTTATTCTCAAGAAGAACTAGAACCACAAACCTATAAAGTCGATAAGCAAGAGATTATGATGGGATTGAGAGACGGAATAAAATTGATGCGTAAAAAAGAAAAAGTACACTTCCTTTTCACCTCACACATGGGATATGGTTACCACGGAGATAATAACAAAATAGGAACCAATCAGCCTTTATTTTGTACCGTCACACTTAATGATTTTATGCCTGAATCCGAATATAACAAACAGATGCAACCCGCAACAATTGCAAAAGCAACAGTAACTCCCGCTATAAAATCTAAAGCAATCATAAAGGACACCTTAACAAATTAA